One Psychrobacillus glaciei genomic region harbors:
- a CDS encoding biotin--[acetyl-CoA-carboxylase] ligase, which produces MTIKEKILSQLLSAKGEPISGQKLADELSISRTMIWKHLKALELEGYVIEAVKKKGYILLSIPDIVSKERITSYLETAQLGHNILYYPVCDSTQNIAAEKAREGAPHGTVVITEEQTAGRGRLERVWDSSANNGIWMSVIIRPEISPHMAPQFTLVSAVAITKAMEDLTGSAPEIKWPNDLLMNGKKVTGILTELQADMDRVQSIIIGIGVNVNQELESFEQSIQSIATSLKIETGNDINRAALVAKILYYLEKYTNMYVENGFEPIKLLWESYSCTIGKRIRAILLRETLEGTAIGISNDGVLQLRLDDGEIRGIYSADIHLT; this is translated from the coding sequence ATGACAATTAAAGAAAAGATTCTGTCCCAACTACTATCTGCAAAAGGAGAGCCAATCTCAGGCCAAAAATTAGCAGATGAATTATCTATTTCTCGTACAATGATTTGGAAGCATCTAAAAGCTTTAGAATTAGAAGGTTATGTGATTGAGGCTGTAAAGAAAAAAGGATATATTCTACTTTCTATTCCAGATATAGTTTCCAAAGAAAGAATAACTTCTTATTTAGAGACGGCTCAGTTAGGCCATAACATTTTATATTATCCAGTTTGCGATTCTACTCAAAATATTGCTGCAGAGAAGGCTAGGGAAGGGGCTCCACATGGTACGGTTGTAATTACGGAAGAGCAAACTGCCGGTAGAGGAAGATTAGAACGAGTATGGGATTCTTCTGCAAATAATGGAATTTGGATGAGTGTCATCATTCGTCCTGAAATAAGTCCACATATGGCACCCCAATTTACGCTTGTTTCAGCAGTTGCCATTACAAAAGCAATGGAAGATTTGACTGGGAGTGCTCCAGAGATAAAATGGCCTAATGATTTATTGATGAATGGGAAAAAAGTAACTGGTATATTAACCGAGCTTCAAGCGGATATGGATCGAGTTCAATCCATTATTATTGGAATTGGGGTTAATGTAAACCAGGAACTCGAGTCATTCGAGCAATCGATTCAATCGATTGCGACTTCATTAAAAATAGAAACAGGAAATGACATTAATCGTGCTGCTTTAGTAGCTAAGATCCTATACTATTTAGAAAAGTATACAAATATGTATGTCGAAAATGGGTTTGAACCTATAAAATTACTCTGGGAAAGCTATAGTTGTACAATAGGAAAGCGAATTCGAGCAATCCTATTAAGAGAAACTTTAGAAGGAACTGCAATTGGCATTTCAAATGATGGTGTACTACAGTTAAGACTGGATGATGGAGAGATACGTGGTATATACTCTGCGGATATTCATTTAACATGA
- a CDS encoding CCA tRNA nucleotidyltransferase encodes MMKNRWPAAYQVIEKLEYAGFEAYVVGGAVRDFIRGVSANDVDVTTNATPNEVKQLFEHTIDVGIEHGTVLVVVKESIEVTTFRSEDTYSDFRRPDNVMFVRSLQEDLQRRDFTMNAMALTKNDELIDYFDGRADIKQKLIRAVGDPFKRFSEDALRMLRAIRFSAQLDFSLHGNTLEAIEMQHKLIDRVSLERVKVELEKIWTSNHVGKGMHLFKTSKLAINFPGDWKTYLDKWNRFLMFENVANGWAFFALMQQSNDINTLLNFYKCSNAEKMHVKQVLLAVEKLKKGHWTAYDIFQFNEEILIAAAYYAEIILDMNTPYENNDIQRLKAAIPIASSREIAVNGNELMEWKQEKRGPWIKEVLEKLTIAIVNGQVENERAQLKEWYFREYDN; translated from the coding sequence ATGATGAAAAATCGGTGGCCAGCTGCATATCAAGTAATTGAAAAACTTGAATATGCTGGATTTGAAGCCTATGTAGTTGGAGGAGCGGTTCGTGATTTTATTCGAGGAGTTTCTGCAAATGATGTGGACGTCACAACGAATGCAACACCGAACGAAGTCAAACAGTTATTTGAACATACGATTGATGTAGGAATTGAACACGGGACCGTATTAGTAGTTGTAAAAGAGTCAATTGAAGTGACTACTTTTCGTTCGGAAGACACGTATTCTGATTTTAGAAGACCGGATAATGTTATGTTTGTCCGATCTCTACAAGAAGATCTACAGAGACGTGATTTTACAATGAATGCTATGGCATTAACAAAAAACGATGAACTGATTGATTATTTTGATGGTAGAGCGGATATTAAACAGAAACTTATTCGGGCAGTAGGTGATCCATTTAAGCGCTTTTCTGAAGATGCACTCCGTATGTTAAGGGCTATACGTTTTTCTGCACAACTAGACTTTTCATTGCATGGAAATACATTAGAAGCTATTGAGATGCAACATAAATTAATTGACCGTGTTTCACTGGAAAGAGTAAAAGTAGAATTAGAGAAAATTTGGACAAGCAATCATGTAGGAAAAGGTATGCATTTGTTTAAGACGAGTAAGTTAGCGATAAATTTCCCTGGTGATTGGAAAACATATCTAGATAAATGGAATAGATTTTTAATGTTTGAAAATGTAGCGAATGGGTGGGCATTTTTTGCACTAATGCAGCAATCAAACGATATAAATACCTTACTAAATTTTTATAAATGCTCGAATGCAGAAAAAATGCATGTAAAGCAAGTTCTCCTTGCAGTAGAAAAGCTTAAAAAAGGACATTGGACGGCTTATGACATTTTTCAATTTAATGAAGAGATATTAATAGCAGCTGCCTATTATGCTGAAATCATTTTGGATATGAATACTCCTTATGAAAATAATGACATTCAACGTTTAAAAGCAGCGATACCAATTGCATCTTCCAGAGAAATTGCTGTCAACGGAAATGAATTAATGGAATGGAAACAAGAGAAAAGAGGACCATGGATAAAAGAAGTCTTAGAGAAGTTAACAATAGCGATTGTTAATGGACAAGTTGAAAATGAACGAGCACAGTTAAAGGAATGGTATTTTCGTGAATATGACAATTAA
- the mgsA gene encoding methylglyoxal synthase: MRIALVAHDKKKDDLIQFVTAYKLILEDHDLFATGTTGMRIIEEVGLSVFRYKSGPLGGDQQIGSAIANNEMDMVIFFRDPLTSQPHEPDVSALIRLCDVYQIPLATNMGTAEILLKGLEEGFLDWRLLEERRSR, from the coding sequence GTGAGAATTGCATTAGTGGCACATGATAAAAAAAAGGATGATTTAATCCAATTTGTAACAGCATATAAACTTATTTTAGAAGACCATGATTTATTTGCCACTGGAACTACTGGAATGCGAATAATTGAAGAAGTTGGATTATCTGTTTTTAGATATAAGTCGGGTCCTCTTGGAGGTGATCAACAAATAGGATCTGCCATTGCCAATAACGAGATGGATATGGTCATTTTCTTTCGAGATCCACTTACTTCACAACCACATGAACCAGATGTATCAGCGTTAATAAGACTTTGCGATGTATATCAAATACCGCTTGCGACGAACATGGGAACGGCTGAAATTTTGTTAAAGGGATTAGAAGAAGGTTTTTTAGATTGGCGATTATTAGAAGAGAGACGATCTCGTTAA
- a CDS encoding nucleotide pyrophosphohydrolase, whose translation MAENKTLSELQKEVDLYINQFKEGYFPPMELLARLTEELGELSREVQHKYGTKKKKKTEVEKALADEMGDFFFVLICMANAEGINLEESLQNVLQKYNTRDKDRWTKKED comes from the coding sequence ATGGCTGAAAATAAAACATTATCCGAACTACAAAAAGAAGTAGATTTATATATAAATCAGTTTAAGGAAGGTTATTTTCCACCAATGGAACTGTTAGCGAGATTAACAGAAGAGTTAGGGGAGCTTTCTAGAGAAGTTCAACATAAATATGGCACAAAGAAAAAAAAGAAAACGGAAGTAGAAAAAGCACTTGCGGATGAAATGGGAGATTTCTTCTTTGTATTAATTTGTATGGCAAATGCAGAAGGTATCAACTTAGAAGAATCATTACAGAATGTGTTACAAAAATACAATACAAGAGATAAAGATCGTTGGACTAAAAAGGAGGACTAG
- the bshA gene encoding N-acetyl-alpha-D-glucosaminyl L-malate synthase BshA yields MRKLKIGITCYPTVGGSGVIATELGKMLAEKGHDIHFITSSMPFRLNKMYPNITYHQVEVNSYSVFQYAPYDIALANKMAEVIEDEGLDVLHVHYAIPHAVCAILAKDMAKSDIGIVTTLHGTDITVLGDDSSLSGAIRYGIEKSDIVTAVSDSLVSQTVELIAPKKEIETIYNFVDEEEYSKKDVGNLKELLGIRPDEKVIIHVSNFRKVKHVPDVVKSFELIRQEIPAKLLLVGDGPEKHPVMEYVKGKSIEKDVLFLGKQDNLSELYSISDLMLLLSQKESFGLVLLEAMACEVPCIGTNVGGIPEVISHGENGFLVELGDIAKVAEYGVKILRDPLLHKNLSETSIQIVQERFSSSQIVEQYEAMYERVARK; encoded by the coding sequence ATGCGTAAACTAAAAATTGGTATTACTTGTTACCCTACAGTAGGTGGTTCGGGAGTTATTGCTACTGAACTTGGAAAAATGCTTGCTGAAAAAGGGCATGATATACATTTCATAACTTCTAGTATGCCTTTTCGGTTGAATAAAATGTATCCGAATATTACTTATCATCAAGTCGAGGTAAACAGCTATTCTGTTTTTCAATATGCACCTTATGATATTGCACTTGCAAACAAAATGGCAGAGGTTATTGAAGATGAAGGACTTGATGTTCTGCATGTGCATTATGCGATTCCTCATGCAGTCTGCGCAATACTTGCAAAAGATATGGCAAAATCGGATATTGGTATTGTTACCACATTGCATGGAACCGATATCACGGTTTTAGGAGACGATTCATCTTTATCTGGTGCAATTCGTTACGGAATAGAAAAATCAGATATAGTTACTGCAGTCTCTGATTCTTTAGTAAGTCAAACAGTGGAGTTAATAGCTCCTAAAAAAGAAATAGAAACCATTTATAATTTTGTAGATGAGGAAGAGTACTCTAAAAAAGATGTTGGTAATTTAAAGGAATTACTAGGAATTAGACCAGATGAAAAAGTAATTATTCATGTTTCAAATTTTAGAAAAGTAAAACATGTTCCAGATGTGGTGAAAAGTTTTGAACTAATTCGACAAGAGATTCCTGCGAAATTATTATTAGTAGGAGATGGACCTGAAAAACATCCTGTAATGGAATATGTTAAAGGGAAATCAATTGAAAAAGATGTATTATTTCTAGGAAAACAAGACAATCTTTCTGAGTTATATTCCATTTCTGACTTAATGTTACTGCTATCTCAAAAAGAGTCATTTGGTTTAGTTTTACTCGAGGCAATGGCTTGCGAAGTTCCTTGTATTGGAACAAATGTTGGTGGAATTCCTGAAGTAATTTCACATGGAGAAAATGGATTCTTAGTGGAACTTGGGGATATTGCAAAAGTGGCAGAATACGGTGTGAAAATTTTGCGAGACCCTTTATTACATAAAAATTTAAGCGAGACATCTATCCAAATTGTTCAAGAGCGTTTTAGTTCTTCTCAGATTGTCGAACAGTATGAAGCGATGTACGAAAGAGTGGCGAGAAAATAA
- a CDS encoding YitT family protein, with translation MGIGLKLKNIIFIIIGSAIYSFGFVHFNMQNHLGEGGFAGITLILYFVFKWDVALMNLILNIPMFILGWKLLGKKVFAYTVIGTVSVSIFLKIFGIYEIPIGLEDDMVLVSLFAGVFVGVGLGIIFRFGGTTGGVDIIARLAHKYIGWSMGKTMFMFDAVVILLSWLTFLDERSMMYTLVAVFVGARVIDFVQEGAYAARGAFIISELQDEIANRISLEMERGVTVLKGYGHYTKNDREVLYCVIGKNEIVRLKSIITSVDPHAFVSLTEVHDVMGEGFTLDDEKRPIE, from the coding sequence GTGGGAATAGGTTTAAAACTTAAAAATATAATTTTTATTATTATTGGGTCTGCTATCTATAGTTTTGGTTTTGTGCATTTTAATATGCAAAACCATCTTGGAGAGGGTGGTTTTGCTGGAATAACATTAATCTTATATTTCGTGTTTAAATGGGATGTAGCATTAATGAATCTTATATTGAATATTCCTATGTTTATATTAGGGTGGAAACTATTAGGCAAAAAGGTGTTTGCTTATACGGTTATTGGTACAGTTTCTGTTTCAATATTTTTAAAAATATTCGGCATTTATGAAATACCTATTGGCCTAGAAGATGATATGGTGCTCGTTTCGTTATTCGCTGGTGTATTTGTAGGTGTTGGCTTAGGTATTATTTTTAGATTTGGTGGAACAACTGGCGGGGTTGATATTATTGCCCGTCTTGCTCATAAGTATATCGGTTGGAGTATGGGAAAAACGATGTTTATGTTTGATGCTGTAGTCATACTTTTATCTTGGCTGACGTTTTTAGATGAACGTTCTATGATGTATACCCTTGTTGCTGTATTTGTTGGTGCAAGAGTAATCGACTTTGTACAAGAAGGTGCTTATGCTGCTCGAGGTGCATTTATCATTTCAGAATTACAGGATGAAATTGCTAATCGGATTTCTTTAGAAATGGAACGTGGGGTCACTGTTTTAAAGGGGTATGGTCATTACACTAAAAACGATCGGGAAGTTCTCTATTGTGTAATTGGAAAAAATGAAATCGTTCGTTTGAAGTCTATTATCACTTCTGTCGATCCTCATGCTTTCGTTTCCTTAACTGAAGTCCATGATGTAATGGGGGAAGGTTTTACACTCGATGATGAGAAAAGACCAATAGAATAA
- the panD gene encoding aspartate 1-decarboxylase: MLRMMLNSKIHRAVVTEADLNYVGSITIDQNILDAVGMLPNEKVHIVNNNNGARFETYIIAGERGSGVICVNGAAARLVQRGDIVIILSYAYVMNEEAQSHQPTVAIMNENNTIKQIIHYEPEATIM; the protein is encoded by the coding sequence ATGTTACGTATGATGTTAAATAGTAAAATTCACCGTGCAGTTGTCACGGAAGCAGATTTAAATTATGTAGGAAGTATTACGATTGATCAAAATATTTTAGATGCTGTTGGAATGTTACCAAATGAAAAAGTGCATATTGTAAATAACAATAATGGGGCACGGTTTGAAACATATATTATCGCTGGAGAAAGAGGTAGCGGTGTTATTTGTGTAAATGGTGCGGCTGCCCGTCTTGTTCAACGAGGAGATATCGTCATTATTCTTTCTTATGCATATGTGATGAACGAAGAAGCGCAATCACATCAACCAACTGTTGCTATTATGAATGAAAACAATACGATTAAACAAATTATACATTATGAACCAGAAGCGACTATCATGTAG
- the dapB gene encoding 4-hydroxy-tetrahydrodipicolinate reductase yields the protein MVIKVAIAGPRGRMGKAAVETLIKDKAFLLVSVLDHKKEEDFLGDNIPIYTSLKELIYQTKPDVLVDLTVPSCVYEHTITAIENGVRPVIGTTGFTDLQLEEIRNKVEEKEVGCIIAPNFSIGAVLMMKFSQMAARYLPNVEIIEMHHDQKVDAPSGTAIKTAQMIHEERNAFEQGHSDEKELIEGARGANVNGMHIHSVRLPGLVAHQQVLLGGEGQLLTLRHDSFDRTSFMSGIVLSIHEVMKQNTLIYGLENLIF from the coding sequence GTGGTTATTAAAGTAGCGATAGCAGGGCCAAGGGGAAGAATGGGGAAAGCAGCAGTAGAAACGCTTATAAAAGATAAAGCATTTTTATTAGTGAGTGTTTTAGACCATAAAAAAGAAGAAGATTTCTTGGGAGATAATATTCCTATCTACACTTCATTAAAAGAACTAATTTATCAAACGAAACCGGATGTATTAGTCGATTTGACTGTGCCTTCTTGTGTTTATGAGCATACAATCACTGCAATAGAGAATGGAGTAAGACCAGTTATTGGTACAACTGGCTTCACTGATTTACAATTAGAAGAGATTAGAAACAAAGTGGAGGAAAAAGAAGTAGGGTGTATTATCGCTCCTAATTTTTCAATTGGTGCAGTACTTATGATGAAGTTTTCACAAATGGCAGCTAGGTATTTACCGAATGTGGAAATAATTGAGATGCATCATGATCAAAAAGTAGATGCTCCTTCAGGTACGGCTATTAAAACGGCTCAAATGATTCATGAGGAAAGAAATGCTTTTGAGCAAGGACATTCAGATGAAAAAGAGTTAATAGAAGGCGCAAGAGGGGCTAATGTTAATGGAATGCATATTCATAGCGTGCGATTACCAGGTTTAGTAGCACATCAGCAAGTGCTTCTTGGAGGAGAAGGGCAGCTATTAACCCTTCGACACGATTCATTTGACCGCACTTCATTTATGTCTGGTATTGTGTTATCGATCCATGAAGTTATGAAGCAGAATACGCTAATCTATGGTTTAGAAAATCTTATTTTTTAG
- the dinG gene encoding ATP-dependent DNA helicase DinG: MMENHKYAVVDIETTGHSSSSGDRIIQLAIVFINNYKVVHTFSTFINPEKSIPLFIQDLTKIKNEDVVNAPLFEEVGSEILDMLQDHIFVAHNIHFDLTFLQSELKRVGLPKLICKTMDTVEFTKLMFPNLYSYKLQDIASELQIDLQMAHRADDDALATAYLLLKCIEQLSHLPLRTIELLHKRSFHLKSNLSLLFFEVLSTKRLKYEPNEYPMYRKIPLKQMEEEKDIGPINRSYPLEKLSKLKLFQNGFPLFEERPAQFELMDTIHFTLQEKKEIVCEAETGIGKTLGYLLPAAIYAMETQKPVIISTYTTHLIDQLVQEEIPKLDEVLGVKTRVAKLKGMHHYIDLYRFWQHLQLEDESYDETFTIMQILVWLTLTDEGDLTELNVSGGGQLFVEKIRRAVPFKSEESEVVDFYERAIQKSGNCNIIVTNHAMILADQDREFRLLAKGCATIIDEAHQFIHASMSRKERIFSYTNWKYILGQFGTLDTEQLLYKLSIIHIPLPLRIRLEKEFVGIVNIFDETVSYIINSVQHAKNRSKNTKRTILLDDLHLNESLFRKVALSIQTFILSAKSIIHSYSMKEEAVAPIILNEWEYWIRELEIKVAEWDEIFLQEESIEAKWLEIDTRSIPGSLTIIKRPLNYQNDIKHALNPLRSAGAVIWTSGTLSVPSNRHFITSQLGLHEKIEICSFKTSADYYNGAELLIIEDMPEIQHVSQSHYIESVAEAIVQTVLVTEGRCFVLFTSQDMLRKTVDLIQDTKLLDDYMLFAQGMSSGSRMRLLKSFQRFSKSVLFGTNSFWEGVDVPGDALSVIIMVRLPFSSPDDPIFKKRAELLTMNGQNPFTAYSLPEAVLRFRQGFGRLIRSSSDKGVFIVLDRRIETKSYGRDFLQAIPNIPVKKVSLENMVLELENWYTK; this comes from the coding sequence ATGATGGAAAATCATAAATATGCAGTTGTAGATATCGAAACAACAGGCCATTCATCTTCTAGTGGTGATCGTATTATTCAACTTGCAATTGTATTTATTAATAATTATAAAGTCGTACATACTTTTTCTACATTTATTAATCCGGAAAAATCGATTCCTCTTTTCATCCAAGATCTAACAAAGATTAAGAATGAAGATGTGGTAAATGCACCTTTGTTTGAAGAAGTTGGATCCGAAATATTAGACATGCTACAAGATCACATTTTTGTTGCACATAATATTCATTTTGATCTTACTTTTTTACAAAGCGAGTTAAAAAGAGTAGGTCTGCCAAAATTAATTTGTAAAACAATGGATACGGTCGAATTTACAAAGTTAATGTTTCCTAATTTATATAGCTATAAGCTTCAAGATATAGCATCTGAATTACAAATTGACTTGCAAATGGCGCATAGAGCCGATGATGATGCACTCGCTACCGCATATTTGTTATTAAAATGTATCGAGCAGCTATCACATTTACCACTTCGCACGATTGAATTATTACATAAAAGATCGTTTCATTTGAAATCTAACTTATCGTTGCTTTTCTTTGAAGTATTATCTACTAAAAGATTGAAGTACGAACCGAATGAATATCCAATGTATCGTAAAATTCCATTAAAACAGATGGAAGAAGAGAAAGATATTGGTCCCATAAACCGAAGTTATCCGCTAGAGAAACTATCAAAGTTAAAGCTATTCCAAAATGGCTTTCCACTTTTTGAAGAGCGTCCTGCGCAATTTGAATTAATGGATACTATTCACTTTACTTTGCAAGAAAAAAAGGAAATTGTTTGTGAAGCAGAGACAGGAATAGGAAAAACTTTAGGATATTTACTTCCAGCAGCCATCTATGCAATGGAAACACAAAAACCGGTAATTATAAGTACATATACAACTCATTTAATCGATCAATTAGTGCAAGAAGAAATACCTAAACTGGATGAAGTTTTAGGCGTGAAAACGAGAGTTGCGAAGCTAAAAGGAATGCATCATTATATTGATTTGTATCGTTTTTGGCAACATCTTCAACTGGAAGATGAATCGTATGATGAAACTTTTACAATTATGCAGATTTTAGTTTGGCTAACGCTTACAGACGAAGGAGATTTAACAGAGTTAAATGTATCTGGTGGTGGGCAATTATTTGTAGAAAAGATCAGAAGAGCCGTTCCATTCAAATCAGAAGAATCGGAAGTAGTTGATTTTTATGAGCGAGCGATTCAGAAAAGTGGAAATTGTAATATTATAGTTACTAACCATGCCATGATATTGGCGGATCAAGACCGAGAATTTCGATTATTAGCTAAGGGATGCGCAACAATTATTGATGAGGCTCATCAATTTATTCATGCAAGTATGTCTAGAAAAGAACGTATTTTTTCATACACAAATTGGAAATACATTCTGGGTCAGTTTGGGACCTTAGATACAGAACAGCTACTGTATAAGTTGTCGATCATTCATATACCATTGCCTTTACGCATCCGGCTAGAAAAAGAATTTGTAGGAATAGTTAATATATTCGATGAAACGGTTTCTTATATTATCAATTCTGTTCAACACGCAAAAAATCGCTCTAAAAATACAAAAAGAACAATTTTGTTAGATGATTTACATTTAAATGAATCGCTTTTTCGTAAAGTTGCACTTTCTATCCAAACTTTTATCCTATCAGCAAAATCCATCATTCATTCCTATTCAATGAAAGAGGAAGCGGTTGCGCCAATTATTTTGAATGAATGGGAATATTGGATACGCGAGCTTGAGATAAAAGTAGCTGAGTGGGATGAAATTTTTTTACAAGAAGAGTCGATTGAAGCGAAGTGGTTAGAAATTGATACAAGAAGCATACCAGGTAGTCTTACAATTATTAAAAGACCACTCAACTATCAGAATGATATTAAGCATGCATTAAATCCTTTAAGGTCTGCGGGAGCAGTAATTTGGACTTCAGGAACTCTTTCTGTACCTTCGAATAGACATTTCATTACTTCTCAGCTTGGTTTACACGAAAAAATAGAAATTTGTTCATTTAAAACTTCGGCTGACTATTATAATGGTGCAGAACTATTAATTATTGAGGACATGCCGGAAATTCAACATGTTTCACAAAGTCATTACATTGAATCAGTGGCAGAAGCTATTGTTCAAACAGTACTTGTTACAGAAGGTAGATGTTTTGTATTGTTTACTTCTCAAGATATGCTGAGAAAAACAGTGGACTTGATTCAAGATACAAAGTTACTAGATGATTATATGCTATTTGCACAAGGCATGTCCTCGGGAAGTAGAATGCGATTATTAAAATCATTCCAACGGTTTTCGAAATCTGTCTTATTTGGTACGAATAGTTTTTGGGAAGGTGTCGATGTTCCTGGAGATGCGTTGTCTGTAATCATCATGGTGAGGCTTCCGTTCTCTTCCCCGGACGATCCTATATTCAAAAAGAGAGCTGAGTTACTTACCATGAATGGTCAAAACCCTTTTACTGCATATTCCTTACCTGAAGCAGTTCTTCGATTTAGACAGGGGTTTGGTCGTTTAATCCGTTCATCTTCCGATAAGGGGGTATTTATCGTGTTAGATAGGAGGATTGAAACTAAATCTTATGGCAGAGACTTTTTACAAGCCATTCCTAATATTCCTGTAAAGAAAGTATCGCTAGAAAATATGGTCTTAGAGCTTGAAAATTGGTATACTAAGTAA
- the panC gene encoding pantoate--beta-alanine ligase — MKTIQTINDLQNFLYSNKEKTIGLVPTMGYLHEGHLALLNRARKENDLVVSSIFVNPAQFGPNEDLDRYPRDIEHDTELAAKAGVDVLFVPTVNEMYPFESGITIHAGELSTKLCGESRPGHFDGVLKVITKLFHLVQPTKAYFGQKDAQQLAIIETFVNAYNFPVQIERVSTVREADGLAKSSRNVFLSEKERAESVNIYKAITIATETWRESKDIQEALAKGKAFIEQNTSGKIDYLEALAYPNLQADLNDAEQILFATAVFFENARLIDNIIVDVKGV; from the coding sequence ATGAAAACAATTCAAACAATTAATGATTTACAAAACTTTTTATATAGCAATAAAGAAAAAACAATTGGGCTTGTGCCGACAATGGGATATCTACATGAAGGCCATTTAGCACTGTTAAATAGAGCCAGAAAAGAAAATGACCTAGTCGTTTCAAGCATCTTTGTAAACCCAGCACAATTTGGTCCAAATGAAGATTTGGATCGCTATCCAAGAGATATCGAACATGATACAGAACTGGCGGCAAAAGCTGGAGTAGATGTCCTTTTTGTTCCTACTGTAAATGAAATGTATCCATTCGAAAGTGGTATTACGATTCATGCAGGTGAACTTTCTACAAAGCTATGTGGGGAAAGTAGACCTGGACATTTTGATGGTGTCTTAAAAGTAATTACAAAGTTATTTCATTTGGTCCAACCAACAAAAGCTTATTTTGGCCAAAAAGATGCGCAACAACTTGCGATTATCGAGACATTCGTGAATGCTTATAACTTCCCTGTACAAATTGAACGAGTTTCCACAGTTAGAGAAGCTGATGGGTTGGCGAAAAGTTCTCGAAATGTATTTTTAAGTGAAAAGGAAAGAGCAGAATCTGTCAATATATATAAAGCAATAACGATTGCTACGGAAACTTGGAGAGAATCGAAGGATATACAGGAAGCACTTGCTAAAGGTAAGGCTTTTATCGAACAAAATACTTCTGGTAAGATAGATTATTTGGAAGCGCTAGCATACCCAAACCTACAAGCAGATTTAAATGATGCAGAACAGATCTTGTTCGCAACAGCAGTATTTTTCGAAAATGCTCGATTAATAGATAATATTATTGTTGATGTAAAAGGAGTGTAA
- the panB gene encoding 3-methyl-2-oxobutanoate hydroxymethyltransferase, giving the protein MKSTSNFVDMKKNNEKIAMVTAYDHPSAKFAEQAGVDMILVGDSVGMVVLGYDSTVLVTMDDMIHHGKAARRGAPNTFLVVDMPFGTFHGSLNQTLANAVNIMQQTNAQAVKVEGADEVITVIQKLTSAGIPVVAHLGLLPQSAGVIGGYKVQGKTAAAAEKLIDDAKKCEEAGACAVVLECIPHQLTEKVSAALTIPTIGIGAGVRADGQVLVFHDMVKYGTHHIPKFVQEYANVGTSIADGITQYVQDVKNEEFPAEKHQFTMKEDQLQQLYGGNHENNSNN; this is encoded by the coding sequence TTGAAATCAACTAGTAATTTTGTAGACATGAAGAAGAATAACGAAAAGATTGCAATGGTAACAGCTTATGATCATCCATCTGCTAAATTTGCAGAACAAGCTGGCGTAGACATGATTTTAGTAGGAGATTCCGTTGGGATGGTTGTGCTTGGATATGATTCCACTGTACTTGTGACAATGGATGATATGATTCATCATGGAAAAGCTGCAAGAAGAGGAGCACCAAATACTTTTTTAGTGGTAGATATGCCTTTTGGGACATTTCATGGCTCACTAAATCAAACACTTGCTAACGCAGTAAATATTATGCAACAAACGAATGCTCAAGCAGTAAAAGTAGAAGGCGCAGATGAAGTAATAACTGTGATACAAAAGTTAACTTCTGCAGGTATACCAGTAGTTGCTCATCTTGGGTTACTTCCGCAATCTGCTGGAGTGATAGGTGGTTATAAAGTACAAGGTAAAACTGCAGCTGCTGCAGAGAAACTAATAGATGATGCGAAAAAATGTGAAGAAGCAGGTGCTTGTGCAGTAGTTCTAGAATGTATTCCACATCAACTGACAGAAAAAGTTTCAGCAGCATTAACAATTCCTACAATTGGAATTGGAGCTGGTGTAAGAGCGGATGGTCAAGTGTTAGTTTTTCATGACATGGTTAAATACGGAACGCATCATATTCCGAAATTTGTTCAGGAATATGCAAATGTTGGGACTTCTATTGCAGATGGAATTACACAATATGTGCAAGATGTGAAAAATGAAGAATTTCCAGCAGAAAAGCATCAATTTACCATGAAAGAAGATCAACTTCAACAATTGTACGGAGGAAATCATGAAAACAATTCAAACAATTAA